A DNA window from Chelativorans sp. AA-79 contains the following coding sequences:
- a CDS encoding helix-turn-helix transcriptional regulator, with protein sequence MMLLHPSTDEINLATVLAALGDPTRLAILGDLARQDGRALTCSHFTDLTSKSNLTYHIARMREAGIVRVEPRGTSRLITLRRADLDARFPGLLDSIVATAVALPPPERHAAAEDRL encoded by the coding sequence ATCATGTTGCTGCATCCGTCGACCGATGAGATCAATCTGGCCACGGTTCTCGCCGCCCTCGGCGATCCGACCCGGCTTGCCATCCTCGGCGACCTCGCCCGGCAGGACGGCCGGGCGCTGACCTGCTCGCATTTCACCGACCTCACCTCGAAGTCGAACCTCACCTATCACATCGCCAGGATGCGCGAGGCCGGCATCGTCCGCGTGGAGCCGCGCGGCACCTCCCGTCTCATCACCCTGCGCCGCGCCGATCTCGATGCCCGCTTCCCCGGCCTGCTCGATTCGATCGTCGCCACGGCGGTCGCGCTGCCGCCGCCCGAAAGGCATGCCGCCGCCGAAGACCGGCTCTAG
- the carB gene encoding carbamoyl-phosphate synthase large subunit, which yields MPKRTDIQSILIIGAGPIVIGQACEFDYSGTQACKALRAEGYRVILVNSNPATIMTDPELADATYIEPITPEVVAKIIAKEKPDALLPTMGGQTALNTALSLRRMGVLERYGVEMIGANAEAIDKAEDRALFREAMSRIGLETPKSMLANATEVKEADRRKHEAERAGIRAKFSGAELDAALDALEADWQRGEGDRKQRYMNHAMAVAAQALDEVGLPAIIRPSFTLGGTGGGIAYNRTEFFDIVSSGLDASPTTEVLIEESVLGWKEYEMEVVRDRADNCIIVCSIENVDPMGVHTGDSITVAPALTLTDKEYQIMRNASIAVLREIGVETGGSNVQFAVNPADGRMVVIEMNPRVSRSSALASKATGFPIAKIAAKLAVGYTLDELENDITGGATPASFEPSIDYVVTKIPRFAFEKFPGAEPILSTAMKSVGEVMAIGRTLAESLQKALRGLETGLTGLDEIEIPGYDAEGDPSENKNAIRAALGTPTPDRLRMVAQALRLGQSVADVHAMCHIDPWFLEQIAAIVAMEARIREHGLPSDAANLRMLKSMGFSDSRLASLVKKDVEEIRKIRESLSVHPVFKRIDTCAAEFAAPTAYMYSTYETPFAGAPADEARVSDRKKVVILGGGPNRIGQGIEFDYCCCHAAFALADAGFESIMVNCNPETVSTDYDTSDRLYFEPLTPEDVLEILRAEQAAGELVGVIVQFGGQTPLKLADALEKAGIPILGTAPDMIDLAEDRDRFQKLLVKLGLKQPKNGIAFSVEQARVVASELGFPLVVRPSYVLGGRAMQIIWDEARLQSYLLDTVPGLVPEEIRQKYPADKTGQINTLLSKNPLLFDTYLSEAIEVDVDCLCDGQETFVCGIMEHIEEAGIHSGDSACSLPVHSLSPEIVSELERQTTALARALNVGGLMNVQYAVKDGEVYVLEVNPRASRTVPFVAKTIGRPIAKIAARVMAGETLSQAFAAYGTLPDIHDLGHIAVKEAVFPFARFPGVDTLLGPEMKSTGEVMGLDRDYALAFAKAQLGAGVDLPRSGTLFVSVRDEDKPRVLPAVRRLSDLGFRILATGGTARYLRENDVPAEKINKVLEGRPHIEDAIRNRQVQLVFNTTDGQKAVSDSKSLRRATLMQKVPYYTTMAGADAVVEAIAALKAGSLEVRPLQGYF from the coding sequence ATGCCCAAACGCACCGACATCCAGTCGATCCTGATCATCGGGGCCGGCCCCATCGTCATCGGCCAGGCCTGCGAGTTCGATTATTCCGGCACCCAGGCCTGCAAGGCGCTGCGCGCGGAGGGCTACCGCGTCATCCTGGTCAACTCCAACCCGGCCACCATCATGACCGACCCGGAGCTGGCCGACGCCACCTATATCGAGCCGATCACGCCCGAGGTGGTCGCCAAGATCATCGCCAAGGAGAAGCCGGACGCGCTGCTGCCCACCATGGGCGGCCAGACGGCGCTCAACACCGCCCTTTCCTTGCGCCGCATGGGCGTGCTGGAGCGCTACGGCGTGGAGATGATCGGCGCCAACGCCGAGGCCATCGACAAGGCCGAGGATCGCGCGCTCTTCCGCGAGGCGATGAGCCGCATCGGCCTCGAGACGCCCAAATCCATGCTCGCCAACGCGACCGAGGTGAAGGAGGCCGACCGCAGGAAACACGAGGCCGAGCGCGCCGGGATCCGCGCGAAATTTTCCGGCGCCGAGCTCGACGCCGCCCTCGATGCGCTCGAAGCCGACTGGCAGCGCGGCGAAGGCGACCGCAAGCAGCGCTACATGAACCACGCCATGGCCGTCGCCGCCCAGGCGCTGGACGAGGTGGGCCTGCCCGCCATTATCCGCCCCTCCTTCACGCTGGGCGGCACGGGCGGCGGCATCGCCTACAACCGCACCGAATTCTTCGACATCGTCTCTTCCGGCCTCGACGCCTCCCCCACCACCGAAGTCCTCATCGAGGAGTCCGTCTTGGGCTGGAAGGAGTACGAGATGGAGGTCGTGCGCGACCGCGCCGACAACTGCATCATCGTCTGCTCCATCGAGAACGTCGATCCCATGGGCGTCCACACCGGCGACAGCATCACCGTCGCCCCCGCGCTCACCTTGACCGACAAGGAATACCAGATCATGCGCAACGCCTCGATCGCGGTGCTGCGCGAGATCGGGGTGGAGACCGGCGGCTCCAACGTGCAGTTCGCCGTCAACCCGGCCGACGGCCGCATGGTCGTCATCGAGATGAACCCGCGCGTCTCCCGCTCCTCCGCGCTCGCCTCCAAGGCCACCGGCTTCCCCATCGCCAAGATCGCGGCCAAGCTCGCCGTCGGCTACACGCTGGACGAGCTTGAGAACGACATCACCGGCGGCGCTACCCCCGCCTCCTTCGAACCCTCCATCGACTACGTCGTCACCAAGATCCCGCGCTTCGCCTTCGAGAAATTTCCCGGCGCCGAGCCCATTCTTTCCACCGCCATGAAGTCGGTGGGCGAAGTCATGGCCATCGGCCGCACCTTGGCCGAGTCCCTGCAAAAGGCCCTGCGCGGACTTGAGACCGGCCTCACCGGCCTCGACGAGATCGAGATCCCCGGCTACGACGCCGAGGGCGACCCGTCCGAGAACAAGAACGCCATCCGCGCAGCCCTCGGCACGCCCACGCCCGACCGCCTGCGCATGGTCGCCCAGGCGCTCCGCCTCGGCCAGTCCGTGGCCGACGTCCACGCCATGTGCCACATCGACCCCTGGTTCCTGGAGCAGATCGCGGCCATCGTCGCGATGGAAGCGCGCATCCGCGAGCACGGCCTTCCCTCCGATGCCGCCAATCTGCGCATGCTCAAATCCATGGGCTTCTCCGATTCCCGCCTCGCGTCCTTGGTGAAGAAAGACGTGGAAGAGATTCGCAAGATTCGCGAATCTCTTTCCGTCCATCCCGTCTTCAAGCGCATCGACACCTGCGCCGCCGAGTTCGCCGCCCCCACCGCCTACATGTACTCCACCTATGAGACGCCCTTCGCCGGCGCCCCCGCCGACGAGGCCCGCGTGTCCGACCGCAAGAAGGTCGTCATCCTCGGCGGCGGACCGAACCGCATCGGCCAGGGCATCGAGTTCGACTATTGCTGCTGCCACGCCGCCTTCGCGCTTGCCGATGCCGGCTTCGAATCCATTATGGTCAACTGCAACCCGGAGACGGTCTCCACCGACTACGATACCTCCGACCGCCTCTATTTCGAGCCCCTCACGCCCGAGGACGTGCTCGAAATCCTCCGCGCCGAGCAGGCTGCCGGCGAGCTCGTCGGCGTCATCGTCCAGTTCGGCGGCCAGACGCCGCTGAAGCTCGCCGATGCGCTGGAGAAGGCCGGCATTCCCATCCTCGGCACCGCGCCCGACATGATCGACCTTGCGGAGGACCGCGACCGCTTCCAGAAGCTCCTCGTCAAGCTCGGCCTCAAGCAGCCGAAGAACGGCATCGCCTTCTCCGTGGAGCAGGCGCGCGTCGTCGCCTCCGAGCTCGGCTTCCCGCTGGTCGTGCGCCCGTCCTACGTGCTTGGCGGCCGCGCCATGCAGATCATCTGGGACGAGGCCCGCCTCCAGTCCTATCTGCTCGACACCGTCCCCGGTCTCGTGCCGGAGGAGATCCGCCAGAAATACCCGGCCGACAAGACCGGCCAGATCAACACGCTGCTCTCCAAGAACCCCCTCCTCTTCGACACCTATCTGTCCGAGGCCATCGAGGTGGACGTCGACTGCCTCTGCGACGGCCAGGAGACCTTCGTCTGCGGCATCATGGAGCACATCGAGGAGGCGGGCATCCACTCCGGCGACTCGGCCTGCTCCCTCCCCGTCCACTCGCTCTCCCCCGAAATCGTCTCGGAGCTGGAGCGCCAGACCACCGCGCTCGCCAGGGCGCTGAATGTCGGCGGCCTCATGAACGTGCAATACGCCGTCAAGGACGGCGAGGTCTACGTGCTGGAGGTCAACCCGCGCGCCTCGCGCACGGTGCCCTTCGTGGCCAAGACCATCGGCCGCCCCATCGCCAAGATCGCCGCCCGCGTCATGGCCGGCGAAACGCTCTCCCAGGCCTTCGCCGCCTACGGCACCCTGCCCGACATCCACGATCTCGGCCACATCGCGGTCAAGGAAGCCGTCTTCCCCTTCGCCCGCTTCCCCGGCGTCGACACGCTGCTCGGCCCCGAGATGAAGTCCACCGGCGAGGTCATGGGGCTCGACCGCGACTATGCGCTGGCCTTCGCCAAGGCCCAGCTCGGCGCCGGCGTGGACCTCCCCCGCTCCGGCACCCTCTTCGTCTCCGTGCGCGACGAGGACAAGCCGCGCGTGCTGCCCGCCGTCCGCCGCCTCTCCGACCTCGGCTTCCGCATCCTCGCCACCGGCGGCACCGCCCGCTACCTGCGCGAAAACGACGTCCCCGCCGAAAAGATCAACAAGGTCCTCGAAGGCCGCCCCCACATCGAAGACGCCATCCGCAATCGCCAGGTGCAGCTGGTGTTCAACACGACGGACGGCCAGAAGGCCGTTTCCGACTCAAAGTCCCTCCGCCGCGCGACGTTGATGCAGAAGGTGCCCTACTACACCACCATGGCCGGCGCCGACGCCGTGGTCGAAGCCATCGCCGCACTCAAGGCCGGGAGTTTGGAAGTGAGGCCGCTGCAGGGGTATTTTTAA
- a CDS encoding MipA/OmpV family protein → MSKRLLLTVSGTILLAGFFHAAPVEAQEKRHFWSGDWSLTVGAAGLVAPSFEGSKDWIFKVSPMISLSRQGSATRFSSRNDNPSFGFVDTGVFRAGVVGKLVFKRDGDTDDDLKGLDPIRFGGEVGGFAEIYPTDNIRIRGEVRRGIRSHEGVVADVAVDVFDDLTPTVRVSGGPRLSFASAEYFDAYYGVSAGESARSGLPRYSPGGGVKSVGAGAAVTWKTTDKITTSVFAEYERLLGAAADSPLVERRGSPDQVTLGLSATYRFDFSLD, encoded by the coding sequence TTGTCCAAGCGTCTTCTGCTCACCGTTTCGGGCACCATTCTTCTTGCCGGTTTTTTTCACGCCGCTCCCGTCGAAGCCCAGGAAAAGAGGCATTTCTGGTCGGGCGACTGGTCGCTCACCGTGGGTGCCGCCGGCCTCGTGGCACCGAGCTTCGAAGGGTCCAAGGACTGGATCTTCAAGGTCTCGCCGATGATCTCGCTGAGCCGGCAGGGCTCGGCCACCCGCTTCTCCTCGCGCAACGACAATCCCTCCTTCGGCTTTGTCGACACCGGTGTGTTCCGGGCGGGTGTCGTGGGCAAGCTCGTCTTCAAGCGCGACGGTGATACGGACGATGATCTCAAGGGGCTCGATCCCATCCGCTTCGGCGGGGAGGTCGGCGGCTTCGCGGAAATCTACCCGACCGACAATATCCGCATCCGCGGCGAGGTGCGCCGGGGCATCCGCTCCCACGAGGGTGTGGTGGCCGACGTGGCCGTCGACGTGTTCGACGATCTGACGCCCACCGTCCGCGTTTCCGGCGGCCCGCGCCTCTCCTTCGCCTCGGCCGAGTATTTCGATGCCTATTACGGCGTCAGCGCCGGCGAATCCGCACGCTCGGGCCTTCCCCGCTATAGCCCCGGCGGCGGCGTCAAGTCGGTCGGCGCGGGTGCCGCAGTCACCTGGAAGACCACGGACAAGATCACCACCAGCGTCTTCGCCGAATACGAACGCCTGCTCGGTGCGGCCGCCGATTCCCCGCTCGTGGAACGGCGCGGCTCGCCCGACCAGGTCACGCTCGGCCTCTCGGCCACCTATCGCTTCGATTTCTCGCTGGACTAG